In the Quercus lobata isolate SW786 chromosome 5, ValleyOak3.0 Primary Assembly, whole genome shotgun sequence genome, one interval contains:
- the LOC115992690 gene encoding PAP-specific phosphatase HAL2-like, which yields MPLYCSGLATRVPHVLGNGRIINNHLISHHVGTLLFSHHHNSSKHNLVSPSKFNQSCLFCCCCCSSSIMEDQTKLDSTPSESEKYSKEVEVAVRAVQMACALCQRVQGNLISKTNGQVQSKDDNSPVTVADWSVQATVSWLLSESFGSKNVSIVAEEDIQKLCKADAAGLLATVSNTVNECLAEAPRFGLKGPNISLGTSEVLEAISRCNSTGGPTGRFWTLDPVDGTLGFVRGDQYAVALALIEDGQVVLGVLGCPNYPMRKEWLSYHHRYHRIISKLTPPTSESWDKGCVIYARRGSGKALMQPLLHVNQKLVWPNSVRPVRVSSIDNPSLATFCEPVEKANSSHSFTAGVAHSMGLRKQPLRVYSMVKYAAIARGDAEIFMKFARAGYKEKIWDHAAGVVIIQEAGGVVTDARGRPLDFSKGIYLEGLDRGIIACAGPKLHDKIISAVDASWDSSSL from the exons ATGCCTTTATATTGTTCAGGTCTGGCTACGAGAGTTCCACATGTCTTAGGAAATGGAAGAATAATCAACAACCACCTTATTTCCCACCACGTAGGAACTTTGTTATTCTCACACCACCACAACTcatcaaaacacaatcttgTTTCTCCATCAAAGTTCAACcaaagttgtttgttttgttgttgttgttgttcttcttcTATAATGGAGGACCAGACAAAGCTGGACAGTACACCCTCAGAATCAGAAAAATATTCCAAAGAAGTGGAAGTTGCTGTAAGAGCTGTGCAAATGGCTTGTGCTCTCTGCCAGAGAGTGCAAGGCAATTTGATTTCCAAAACCAACGGTCAGGTCCAATCCAAGGATGACAATTCTCCTGTCACTGTTGCAG ATTGGAGTGTCCAAGCAACAGTCAGCTGGTTGCTATCTGAGTCCTTTGGGAGTAAAAATGTGTCCATAGTTGCTGAAGAAGATATTCAAAAACTCTGCAAGGCTGATGCAGCTGGACTATTAGCAACTGTATCGAACACTGTAAATGAATGTCTAGCTGAAGCACCTCGTTTTGGACTCAAAGGTCCAAATATTTCCCTTGGGACCTCAGAGGTTCTTGAAGCCATAAGCCGTTGCAACTCAACTGGGGGTCCTACTGGAAGATTTTGGACACTTGACCCTGTTGATGGCACATTGGGGTTTGTCCGTGGGGATCAATATGCTGTAGCTCTAGCACTGATAGAGGATGGGCAAGTAGTGCTTGGAGTTCTTGGGTGTCCAAATTATCCAATGAGAAAGGAATGGCTAAGTTATCATCATCGCTACCACAGAATTATTTCTAAGTTGACCCCACCAACATCTGAGTCTTGGGACAAAGGTTGTGTGATTTACGCTAGGAGAGGTAGTGGTAAGGCTTTGATGCAACCACTACTCCATGTAAATCAGAAGTTAGTCTGGCCAAACTCTGTAAGGCCAGTTCGAGTGTCTTCCATTGATAATCCATCATTGGCAACCTTTTGTGAACCAGTTGAGAAGGCAAATTCAAGCCACTCCTTCACAGCAGGAGTGGCTCACAGCATGGGGCTTAG GAAGCAACCACTAAGAGTATACAGTATGGTCAAATATGCTGCTATAGCCCGTGGAGATGCTGAGATTTTTATGAAGTTTGCGAGGGCAGGCTACAAGGAGAAAATATGGGATCATGCAGCAGGAGTTGTTATCATACAGGAGGCTGGTGGAGTGGTAACTGATGCCAGAGGGCGACCACTTGACTTTTCAAAGGGCATTTACCTAGAAGGTCTTGATCGAGGTATAATTGCATGTGCTGGACCCAAACTACATGACAAGATCATCAGTGCTGTTGATGCTAGCTGGGACTCCTCAAGTCTATAA